In Plectropomus leopardus isolate mb unplaced genomic scaffold, YSFRI_Pleo_2.0 unplaced_scaffold29083, whole genome shotgun sequence, a genomic segment contains:
- the LOC121938293 gene encoding IQ calmodulin-binding motif-containing protein 1-like, whose product CQCESSFRKLMDSLCWLLRAHAALTSQVLSSVHYEQIQMCEDVGVSLLCVQMWIQTCTASRDFLSGLSDDSVLLLLNEAVGQLAVSGDSSVGGASVRLILLMANQQKARLRPLLLHFRGLDSLLDKDWRGRGFDQDLDQLIALIRSDGTSQVCAERVRAACVIQAAWRSYRTRRRVRSLNRAVSTLQRRYRARRRQQQQQEERQRWEEELKYQVCVRRQQARRDFHQKQRLLLRLLPADQVQSYLQECERRAAVVIQSVWRGFRERRRYDDDTRRHTRRQQQAARTLQRAVRRFLQKCRAAKVPPTTSFWIGQSGLTDSRRAELKRQVDKHVSLHPSSRVSHEECKRLHEEVQLLLLSELQRGDQRRREEQRVEALLAHTHTQLELLR is encoded by the exons tgtcagtgcgaGTCCTCGTTCAGGAAGCTGATGGACTCGCTGTGCTGGCTGCTCAGAGCTCACGCTGCGCTCACCTCTCAGG TCCTCAGCTCCGTCCACTATGAGCAGATCCAGATGTGTGAGGACGTCggtgtgtctctgctgtgtgtccAGATGTGGATTCAAACCTGCACAGCcagcag GGACTTCCTGTCCGGGCTGAGCGACGACTCCGTCCTGCTGCTCCTCAATGAGGCCGTCGGCCAATTAGCAGTCAGCGGCGACTCCTCGGTGGGCGGGGCCTCAGTCAGACTGATCCTCCTGATGGCCAATCAGCAGAAGGCGCGGCTGcggcccctcctcctccatttcagag GTCTCGACAGCCTATTGGACAAAGACtggagggggcggggctttGACCAGGACTTGGATCAGCTGATTGCGCTCATCCGCTCTGACGGGACGTCTCAG gtgtgtgctGAGCGTGTGCGGGCGGCGTGCGTGATCCAGGCGGCATGGAGGTCGTATCGGACCCGACGCCGGGTGAGGAGCCTGAACCGAGCGGTCAGCACGCTGCAGAGGAGATACAG ggcgcggcggaggcagcagcagcagcaggaggagcggCAGCGATGGGAGGAGGAGCTGAAGTACCAG gtgtgtgtgcggcGTCAGCAGGCGAGGAGGGACTTCCACCAGAAACAGCGGCTGCTGCTGCGCCTCCTCCCTGCAGACCAGGTGCAGTCGTACCTGCAGGAGTGCGAGCGCCGTGCCGCCGTGGTGATCCAGAGCGTCTGGAGAGGCTTCAGAGAGAGACGACGCTACGACGACgacacacggagacacacacgcagacagcAGCAGGCCGCCAGGACGCTGCAGAGAGca gTGCGTCGTTTTCTGCAGAAATGCAGAGCAGCGAAGGTCCCGCCCACCACATCCTTCTGGATTGGTCAGAGCGGTTTGACGGACAGCCGGAGGGCGGAGCTAAAGAGACAGGTGGACAAACACGTCTCCCTGCATCCT tCGTCCCGTGTGTCCCATGAGGAGTGCAAGCGTCTCCACGAGGag